The following are encoded together in the Bacillus sp. V2I10 genome:
- a CDS encoding lysozyme family protein → MIKFLKNSIGFLLVVFFGFFILTIFYSEETIQPVIYPSDAFENVKKYEPLISKELAEYQLEEYTPLVLALMQQESKGVGGDPMQASESAGLPRNTIEDPAKSIEHGVKYFQKSLQYGKERNVDELTVIQAYNMGTGYIDFIVKNGGKHSEDLAKEFSMIQVKKQPDIYNCGGDKGNFRYPYCYGDFTYSTKVQENVNSLRKTASAKKNDQM, encoded by the coding sequence ATGATAAAATTCCTTAAAAATAGTATTGGTTTTCTTTTAGTTGTGTTTTTTGGTTTTTTTATTCTGACCATCTTTTATTCAGAAGAAACGATACAGCCGGTTATCTATCCAAGTGACGCATTTGAAAATGTGAAGAAGTATGAGCCGCTGATTTCAAAGGAACTTGCGGAGTACCAGCTTGAAGAATATACACCGCTTGTTCTTGCTTTAATGCAGCAAGAGAGTAAAGGAGTTGGCGGTGACCCAATGCAGGCCTCTGAATCTGCCGGGCTTCCGAGGAATACCATTGAAGACCCGGCTAAAAGCATTGAGCACGGCGTCAAATATTTTCAAAAAAGCTTACAGTACGGAAAAGAACGAAATGTGGACGAGCTGACAGTCATTCAGGCTTATAATATGGGAACTGGCTACATTGACTTTATTGTAAAAAATGGCGGAAAGCACAGCGAGGACCTTGCAAAAGAATTTTCGATGATACAGGTAAAAAAACAGCCGGATATCTACAACTGCGGAGGAGATAAAGGGAACTTCCGCTATCCTTACTGCTATGGCGATTTCACTTACAGCACGAAGGTGCAGGAAAACGTGAATTCTCTGAGGAAAACAGCATCTGCAAAAAAGAATGATCAAATGTAA
- a CDS encoding ABC transporter ATP-binding protein: protein MEKVILSVKNLDKSIGQKQLLHQISLDVYEGEIFGLLGPNGSGKTTLIRAILGLIKIDSGEIRINRHSVHSEFEKAISHAGAIVENPEFYPFMTGYQNLSHFADMHGDISKKRIENVVGLVHLKDAIHAKVETYSLGMRQRLGIAQAILHKPKLLILDEPTNGLDPSGIRELRTYLRDLCEKENVSVIIASHLLKEVEELCTRAAIIRRGQIAAVNEIGSQKDELLKVQFELSEGERALQILKPEYSASIYNNGISLFIKKEDIPKINQILVQGKIDVYSIQPVYKSLEDSFIELTEEMLHDEVN, encoded by the coding sequence ATGGAGAAGGTCATTCTTAGCGTAAAAAATCTGGACAAGTCGATTGGGCAAAAGCAGCTGCTTCATCAAATTTCCTTAGATGTATATGAAGGAGAAATATTCGGACTGCTTGGTCCCAATGGTTCTGGAAAAACGACATTAATCAGGGCGATCCTTGGACTTATTAAGATTGATTCCGGAGAAATCAGAATCAATCGGCACTCTGTGCACAGCGAGTTTGAAAAAGCAATTTCACATGCGGGAGCCATTGTAGAAAACCCGGAATTTTATCCATTTATGACTGGTTATCAGAACCTTTCGCACTTTGCTGATATGCATGGAGATATCAGTAAAAAGAGGATTGAAAATGTTGTCGGTCTTGTTCATTTGAAGGATGCGATTCACGCCAAAGTGGAAACGTACTCGCTTGGGATGAGACAGCGCCTTGGAATTGCACAGGCCATTTTACATAAACCTAAGCTGCTTATCCTGGATGAACCCACAAACGGACTAGATCCATCAGGCATCAGGGAGCTTAGAACCTATTTAAGAGATCTTTGCGAAAAAGAGAATGTCTCCGTTATCATTGCATCTCATCTTCTCAAAGAAGTAGAGGAGCTGTGTACAAGAGCCGCCATTATTAGAAGGGGGCAAATCGCTGCAGTAAATGAGATTGGAAGTCAGAAGGATGAACTCCTTAAGGTGCAGTTTGAATTATCTGAGGGAGAACGCGCTTTGCAAATTTTAAAGCCTGAATACTCCGCATCCATATACAATAACGGCATCTCTCTATTCATTAAGAAAGAAGATATCCCAAAGATTAATCAAATTCTCGTGCAAGGAAAGATAGATGTCTATTCCATACAGCCTGTTTATAAGTCATTGGAAGACTCCTTTATCGAGCTTACGGAGGAAATGCTTCATGATGAAGTTAATTAA
- a CDS encoding ABC transporter permease, with product MMKLIKIEHMKLLFQKSTNVLFITLAVISILMAVISKRMFSGAGTDENVLGYVSLTTGFLFVMPFFSLVIAGAIVANEFTWGTIKFLLIRPVVRTKILLSKYITSVLFGLYFLLFYFTLSVLLGLLFFGTAGGTGDTELMKGISLNYLTVLIEMIMISTFAFMISAVFRNSSLAIGLSMFITFSGKTFVQLLAHYNLEWGKYILFANTSLKQHLEGNRPLFEGTTMGFSIAVLCIYLCIFFAAAWAAFTKRDVSI from the coding sequence ATGATGAAGTTAATTAAAATCGAGCATATGAAATTGCTTTTTCAGAAAAGCACCAATGTCCTTTTTATTACACTTGCTGTAATCAGTATTTTAATGGCAGTCATATCAAAACGAATGTTTTCCGGCGCAGGAACAGATGAAAATGTACTGGGGTATGTATCGCTGACTACAGGCTTCTTATTTGTTATGCCCTTTTTTTCACTTGTAATCGCTGGAGCTATTGTGGCAAATGAATTTACGTGGGGAACCATTAAGTTCCTGCTCATCCGCCCTGTAGTCCGCACGAAAATTCTCCTGTCGAAATACATCACTTCTGTATTGTTCGGATTGTACTTTTTACTCTTCTATTTTACCCTGTCTGTTTTACTCGGACTGCTTTTCTTTGGGACAGCCGGCGGAACGGGCGATACAGAGTTAATGAAAGGCATCAGCCTGAACTATCTTACCGTTTTGATTGAGATGATCATGATATCAACGTTCGCTTTTATGATTTCTGCGGTATTCAGAAACAGCTCTCTTGCTATAGGACTATCGATGTTCATCACGTTTTCAGGTAAAACCTTCGTCCAGCTGCTTGCTCATTATAACCTTGAGTGGGGAAAATACATCTTGTTTGCCAACACCAGCCTCAAGCAGCATCTTGAAGGGAACAGGCCGTTATTCGAGGGAACAACAATGGGCTTTTCAATTGCTGTTTTATGTATTTATTTGTGCATCTTTTTTGCAGCAGCCTGGGCTGCTTTTACGAAGCGGGATGTGTCAATTTAA
- the corA gene encoding magnesium/cobalt transporter CorA: MIKTMAVDHSGSLIHSVDLKNFSIDSYKMVWLDIYPEKDWEGKLLKDLFNFHPLAIEDCFHFLQRPKLDYYDGYHFFVLHSINKETMEAEELDVFLSDKYIVTFHLHQSEETELLYEKIKQVNHVKSLTPNYVFYELLDKLVDFYFPRITEMEETLNALESGEYRIKQIMKQVFETRSGLLKLKRTIFPMRDLLYRLLNSERLCIPKSERTYFMNVYDHLIKLSELISANMDFTAEIRENYISVNSYRANTVMMTLTVITTIFMPLTFIAGVYGMNFENMPELRWEYGYFYVLGGMGFLSFMMFIWFKRKGWFDKDQI, translated from the coding sequence TTGATTAAGACGATGGCAGTCGATCATAGCGGCAGTCTCATTCATTCAGTCGATTTAAAGAATTTTTCAATCGATTCATATAAAATGGTCTGGCTTGATATTTACCCTGAAAAAGATTGGGAAGGGAAATTGTTAAAGGATCTTTTTAATTTTCATCCTCTTGCAATTGAGGACTGTTTTCATTTTTTGCAGCGGCCAAAGCTTGACTATTATGACGGGTATCATTTCTTCGTTCTCCATTCTATCAATAAAGAAACAATGGAGGCCGAGGAACTGGATGTTTTCTTGTCTGATAAGTACATTGTGACCTTTCATTTACATCAGTCAGAAGAAACAGAGCTTCTTTATGAAAAAATAAAGCAAGTAAATCATGTGAAATCTCTTACACCCAATTATGTCTTTTATGAATTGTTAGATAAACTGGTTGATTTCTATTTTCCGCGGATAACAGAAATGGAAGAGACACTGAATGCGCTTGAGAGCGGGGAATACAGAATAAAGCAGATAATGAAGCAGGTTTTTGAAACGCGTTCAGGGTTGCTTAAGCTAAAGCGGACCATTTTTCCAATGAGAGATTTGCTTTACCGGCTATTAAATTCAGAAAGACTGTGTATCCCAAAGAGTGAAAGAACGTATTTCATGAATGTATATGACCATCTAATAAAGCTGTCCGAGCTGATTTCCGCCAATATGGATTTCACGGCTGAAATAAGAGAAAATTATATCTCAGTCAACTCTTATCGTGCAAATACTGTGATGATGACGCTGACTGTGATTACAACAATCTTTATGCCGCTGACATTTATAGCAGGGGTATATGGAATGAATTTTGAGAACATGCCTGAACTCAGGTGGGAGTACGGTTATTTTTATGTGCTTGGCGGAATGGGCTTTCTAAGTTTCATGATGTTTATTTGGTTTAAACGGAAGGGATGGTTTGATAAAGACCAAATATAA
- a CDS encoding FAD-dependent oxidoreductase yields the protein MKIAVIGCTHAGTAAVSNMTKLYPEAKITVYEKNDNVSFLSCGIALYVGGVVQDAQGLFYSSPQELENMGVTMKMKHAVTSIDSEAKTLTAENLETGETFEDTYDKLVMTTGSWPIVPPLAGIQLNNIVLSKNFNHANNIIEKAKDAQKITVVGAGYIGIELVEAFESYGKEVTLIDSSDRILSKYLDPEYTEVIEDEFENRGITLALGETVSKFEGEKGNVSKVVTTKGEYETDLVVLCIGFKPNTDLLQGQVDMLDNGALIVNEYMQTSNEDIFAAGDSCAILYNPTGKHAYIPLATNAVRMGTLVAKNLVKKTIKYMGTQGTSGIKIYENNIASTGMTETAASLMDMNVKSITILENDRPEFMPSYEPVILKVVYEEETRRIVGAQVMSKADLTQSINTLSVCIQNRMTIDELGFVDFFFQPHYNKPWNFLNQAGLQAMQ from the coding sequence ATGAAAATTGCAGTGATTGGATGTACACATGCTGGAACAGCAGCAGTTTCAAATATGACGAAGCTTTATCCGGAAGCAAAAATTACCGTTTATGAAAAAAATGATAATGTTTCATTCTTATCTTGCGGCATCGCATTATATGTAGGAGGAGTTGTTCAGGACGCACAGGGCTTATTTTACTCTTCACCTCAAGAACTTGAGAACATGGGAGTTACGATGAAAATGAAGCATGCTGTAACTTCTATTGATTCAGAAGCGAAAACACTGACAGCTGAAAACCTCGAAACAGGGGAAACGTTCGAAGATACGTATGATAAATTAGTGATGACAACAGGTTCATGGCCGATCGTGCCTCCGCTTGCGGGAATTCAGTTAAATAATATCGTGCTTTCAAAAAACTTTAACCACGCAAATAATATAATCGAAAAAGCGAAGGATGCCCAGAAAATCACAGTAGTTGGGGCAGGCTATATTGGGATTGAGCTTGTAGAAGCGTTTGAATCATACGGAAAAGAAGTTACTTTAATAGACAGTTCAGACCGTATTTTAAGTAAATATCTAGATCCGGAATATACAGAAGTCATTGAAGATGAATTTGAAAATCGCGGCATTACTCTTGCTCTGGGTGAAACAGTCAGCAAATTCGAAGGCGAAAAAGGCAATGTTTCAAAAGTAGTAACAACCAAAGGCGAGTACGAGACAGATCTAGTTGTTCTTTGCATAGGATTTAAGCCGAATACAGATTTGCTTCAAGGGCAAGTTGATATGCTGGATAATGGCGCTTTAATCGTAAATGAGTATATGCAAACTAGCAATGAAGATATTTTTGCAGCAGGCGACAGCTGTGCGATTCTCTATAATCCAACCGGGAAGCATGCTTATATTCCATTAGCTACAAATGCCGTCCGGATGGGAACATTAGTTGCTAAAAACTTAGTGAAGAAAACGATTAAATATATGGGGACTCAAGGTACATCAGGCATTAAAATTTATGAAAATAATATCGCTTCAACAGGCATGACAGAAACAGCTGCTTCTCTTATGGATATGAATGTGAAAAGTATCACAATCTTAGAAAACGATCGCCCTGAGTTTATGCCATCCTATGAACCTGTCATTTTAAAAGTTGTTTATGAAGAAGAGACAAGAAGAATTGTCGGTGCACAAGTGATGTCAAAAGCGGATCTGACTCAATCAATCAACACTTTATCTGTCTGCATCCAAAATCGTATGACGATTGATGAGCTTGGCTTTGTCGACTTCTTCTTCCAGCCTCATTACAACAAGCCATGGAACTTCTTGAACCAGGCTGGTTTGCAGGCGATGCAGTAA
- the thiC gene encoding phosphomethylpyrimidine synthase ThiC, with the protein MDFAFTKQFDGSKKMYKTGSREDIRVPFRKIELSQDNEPVLVYDTSGPYTDQSAAIDIKKGLPEVRRNWIFERNDVEEYSGRKVKPEDNGRQGDITSNENVFTGDRNVLRAKKNANVTQLHYARKGIITPEMEFIAIRENMDPEFIRSEVAAGRAIIPANINHRESEPMIIGKHFHVKINANIGNSAVTSSIEEEVEKMTWAIKWGADNIMDLSTGKDIHTTREWIIRNSPVPVGTVPIYQALEKVKGIAEDLTWEVYRDTLIEQAEQGVDYFTIHAGVLLRYIPLTIKRTTGIVSRGGSILAGWCLAHHEENFLYTHFEEICEISKQYDISISLGDGLRPGSIADANDEAQFAELETLGELTKIAWKHDVQVMIEGPGHVPMHMIRENVEKQQEICHEAPFYTLGPLTTDIAPGYDHITSAIGAAMIGWFGTAMLCYVTPKEHLGLPNKDDVRDGVIAYKIAAHAADLAKGHPNAQYRDDALSKARFEFRWEDQFNLSLDPDRAKEYHDETLPAEGAKTAHFCSMCGPKFCSMRISHDLRNTVKEQEIEEGLKQKSKEFVENGSAIYQ; encoded by the coding sequence TTGGATTTCGCATTCACTAAACAGTTTGATGGCAGCAAAAAGATGTACAAAACAGGATCAAGAGAGGATATTCGTGTTCCATTTCGGAAAATTGAATTGTCACAGGATAATGAACCTGTGCTTGTTTATGATACGAGTGGTCCTTATACGGATCAATCAGCTGCCATTGATATTAAAAAAGGTTTACCTGAAGTCAGAAGAAACTGGATTTTTGAACGGAATGATGTGGAAGAATATTCAGGGCGCAAAGTTAAGCCTGAGGATAACGGCCGCCAAGGGGATATCACTTCAAATGAAAACGTCTTTACTGGCGATAGAAATGTACTGCGGGCAAAAAAGAATGCCAATGTCACTCAGCTTCATTACGCCAGAAAAGGAATTATTACACCTGAGATGGAGTTTATAGCCATTCGTGAAAACATGGACCCTGAATTCATTAGAAGTGAAGTTGCGGCCGGCAGAGCTATTATACCTGCAAACATCAATCATAGAGAAAGTGAACCTATGATCATAGGCAAACATTTTCATGTCAAAATTAATGCAAATATAGGCAACTCAGCAGTAACCTCATCTATTGAAGAAGAAGTTGAAAAAATGACATGGGCAATCAAATGGGGTGCTGACAACATCATGGATTTATCGACAGGCAAGGATATTCACACCACCCGGGAATGGATTATCAGAAATTCTCCAGTACCAGTTGGAACGGTGCCCATCTACCAGGCGCTTGAAAAAGTAAAAGGCATTGCTGAGGATTTAACCTGGGAAGTGTACAGAGATACCTTAATAGAACAGGCGGAACAAGGGGTCGATTACTTTACAATCCATGCAGGTGTTTTGCTGAGGTACATCCCTCTTACAATTAAAAGAACAACCGGGATTGTATCAAGAGGAGGATCCATTCTTGCAGGATGGTGCTTAGCTCACCACGAAGAAAACTTTCTCTATACTCATTTTGAGGAGATTTGCGAGATTTCAAAACAATATGATATTTCCATTTCATTAGGCGATGGCCTGCGTCCTGGATCGATTGCAGATGCAAATGATGAAGCCCAATTTGCAGAACTAGAGACCCTTGGAGAACTTACAAAAATCGCATGGAAGCATGATGTTCAGGTGATGATCGAAGGTCCAGGCCATGTGCCGATGCACATGATACGGGAAAATGTAGAAAAGCAGCAGGAAATTTGCCATGAGGCACCATTTTACACCCTTGGACCATTAACGACAGATATCGCACCTGGTTATGATCATATCACTTCAGCTATTGGTGCAGCGATGATCGGCTGGTTCGGTACCGCGATGCTTTGCTATGTGACGCCGAAAGAGCATTTAGGATTGCCTAATAAAGATGATGTTCGCGATGGAGTCATAGCCTATAAGATTGCTGCGCACGCCGCTGATCTCGCCAAAGGACATCCAAATGCACAGTATAGAGACGATGCCCTGTCTAAGGCGAGATTTGAATTCCGCTGGGAAGATCAATTTAATCTATCCCTTGATCCTGATCGGGCAAAGGAATATCATGATGAAACGTTACCTGCCGAAGGAGCTAAAACCGCTCATTTCTGCTCGATGTGCGGACCAAAGTTCTGCTCGATGAGAATTTCCCACGATTTAAGAAATACTGTGAAAGAACAGGAAATTGAAGAAGGACTGAAGCAAAAGTCAAAAGAATTTGTTGAAAACGGTTCAGCTATTTATCAGTAG
- a CDS encoding spore germination protein: protein MDHTDDLGQRKILFKGKQGLLLYLVPLIKTEKINKDIIAPLQHAQSGEAEDVVQVASVAKTKDIHEAIHLLSKGACLFLVDDLDYIYAIDATQHEGRAVEQPHNEKVVHGSHESFVENLDKNLNLIRLGY from the coding sequence TTGGATCATACAGATGATTTAGGCCAAAGAAAGATTCTATTCAAAGGGAAGCAAGGGTTATTGCTGTATCTTGTACCGCTAATCAAGACTGAGAAAATCAATAAAGATATTATTGCGCCTCTGCAGCATGCACAGTCAGGTGAGGCAGAAGATGTTGTACAGGTTGCTTCCGTAGCTAAAACGAAAGATATCCATGAAGCTATTCATTTACTATCAAAGGGAGCATGTTTATTTTTAGTAGATGATTTAGATTATATCTATGCCATTGATGCAACGCAGCATGAGGGCAGGGCTGTTGAACAGCCCCATAACGAAAAGGTCGTTCACGGCTCTCATGAAAGTTTTGTAGAAAATCTCGATAAAAATCTCAATTTAATTAGACTAGGATACTAG
- a CDS encoding PAS domain S-box protein, whose product MKNLEQAHEEKVLSQEKLDGLMEVYLNQLENSPTAFLIHENRKWTYINPSAMNLLEFTCKEELIGKPIWNSIDPQHREIIEQRITDTKNGYTPCSMEQNWYTRRGLPITVEVTMLPNVWGDRQSTQLIIRDVTNKKKLEKEHEETIKKFRLITENILDIVGLLDENGLFTYVSPSYKEVLGYDMSEAVGNTPFQFVHPEDRERIAGQFYKMLKENRHLTVEYRYLCKDHTYIWLESHGIPVTENESLKHAIVISRNITQRKQTEEKLRKSESKYRIILEHSNDLICVVDLKGNYKYASPSYKKVLGYEPERMIGQNVFKYILVDDHAKAEEIIHTLFTTKGPVTIPYHKISHTGQAVLFEGKGMAVLNQHGDPESIVFISRDITEKRKVEEYIRNYEKLTVLGELAAGVAHEIRNPLTSIKGFFKLLTEKDRDEKDIKYQNVIIDELSRIEQIVNEFMALARPQAIHLKECTNIVQLLKDTMILLNPEAALRNVAIDLKFESDAAKIECEKNQMKQVFINVMKNAIEAMPDGGSLKIRGENKDDLFYQLTFEDNGTGIDEKRLEKLGTPFFTTKEKGIGLGLTISNKIITEHNGELKMESELGKGTKVIIRLKK is encoded by the coding sequence ATGAAGAATCTGGAACAGGCTCATGAAGAGAAAGTCCTTTCTCAGGAAAAACTCGATGGCTTAATGGAAGTCTATCTTAATCAGCTTGAGAACTCTCCAACCGCATTTTTAATTCACGAAAACCGAAAGTGGACATATATTAATCCTTCTGCAATGAATCTGTTAGAGTTCACCTGCAAGGAGGAACTGATTGGAAAACCCATCTGGAATTCAATTGATCCTCAGCATAGAGAGATAATCGAGCAGCGGATTACCGATACAAAAAATGGCTACACACCGTGTTCAATGGAACAGAACTGGTATACCAGACGAGGATTGCCCATAACCGTAGAAGTGACAATGCTGCCAAACGTATGGGGGGACAGGCAATCCACCCAGTTGATTATAAGAGATGTCACAAATAAGAAAAAGCTTGAAAAAGAACACGAGGAAACGATAAAAAAGTTCCGTCTGATTACTGAAAACATACTTGATATCGTTGGGCTTCTGGATGAAAACGGACTTTTTACCTATGTATCTCCGTCTTACAAAGAAGTGCTTGGGTATGATATGTCAGAAGCAGTCGGAAACACTCCTTTTCAATTCGTGCATCCGGAGGACAGGGAGCGGATTGCCGGCCAATTTTATAAAATGCTCAAGGAAAATAGACATCTGACGGTTGAATATCGTTATTTATGCAAGGATCATACTTATATATGGCTTGAGTCGCATGGAATTCCTGTCACTGAAAATGAATCCTTAAAACATGCGATCGTTATTTCAAGAAACATTACACAGCGGAAGCAAACAGAAGAAAAACTGAGAAAAAGCGAAAGCAAGTACCGGATCATTTTAGAACACAGCAACGACTTAATATGTGTAGTCGATCTTAAAGGGAATTATAAATACGCATCGCCCTCTTATAAAAAAGTCCTGGGATATGAACCTGAGCGTATGATTGGGCAAAATGTCTTCAAATATATTCTTGTTGATGATCATGCTAAAGCAGAAGAGATTATACACACCCTTTTTACCACAAAAGGACCTGTCACAATCCCTTATCACAAGATCAGTCATACAGGACAGGCTGTTTTGTTTGAGGGAAAAGGAATGGCTGTCTTAAATCAGCATGGGGACCCAGAGAGCATTGTTTTTATATCAAGGGATATTACTGAAAAAAGAAAAGTGGAGGAATATATCCGCAACTATGAAAAGCTTACTGTATTAGGGGAGCTTGCAGCGGGTGTTGCCCATGAAATCAGAAATCCGCTTACATCCATCAAGGGATTCTTTAAGCTGCTGACTGAAAAAGACAGGGATGAGAAAGATATAAAATATCAGAATGTCATCATCGATGAATTAAGCAGAATTGAGCAGATCGTCAATGAATTTATGGCACTTGCAAGGCCTCAGGCTATTCATCTGAAAGAATGCACAAATATTGTCCAGCTTCTTAAAGACACGATGATTTTATTAAATCCAGAGGCTGCCCTCAGGAATGTGGCTATCGATCTTAAGTTTGAATCGGATGCCGCAAAAATAGAATGTGAAAAAAATCAAATGAAACAAGTTTTCATCAATGTTATGAAAAATGCCATAGAAGCTATGCCGGACGGCGGCAGCCTTAAAATAAGAGGAGAAAACAAGGATGATTTATTTTACCAGCTGACGTTTGAGGATAATGGGACAGGTATTGATGAAAAGCGGCTGGAAAAACTCGGAACGCCTTTCTTTACAACAAAAGAAAAAGGCATTGGACTTGGTCTTACGATCAGCAACAAAATCATTACCGAGCATAATGGAGAACTCAAAATGGAAAGCGAACTTGGCAAAGGCACAAAGGTGATCATTAGACTGAAAAAATAG
- a CDS encoding HAD hydrolase-like protein translates to MIHSIEYALKALNVKMPSPAVLKDFIGPPLQVSFQKHLDFDRAMAEQATCFYREYFIQKGMYENKVYPGISSLLEDSHRKKIRLAVATSKPAFFAEKILKHFKMDSYFDQIAGSNLDGILIAKSDIIAEVLKHYPANPKSEIVMIGDREQDIIGARENNIASIGVLYGYGSKKN, encoded by the coding sequence ATTATTCATTCGATTGAATACGCATTGAAAGCACTGAATGTGAAAATGCCCTCACCCGCTGTTTTAAAAGACTTTATTGGCCCTCCGCTTCAGGTGTCGTTTCAAAAGCATTTAGATTTTGATCGTGCTATGGCAGAGCAGGCCACCTGCTTTTACCGGGAATATTTCATCCAAAAAGGGATGTATGAAAATAAGGTTTATCCCGGAATCAGCAGTCTCCTTGAAGACTCGCACCGTAAAAAGATACGGCTTGCAGTTGCTACTTCAAAACCAGCCTTTTTTGCAGAAAAAATTCTGAAGCATTTCAAAATGGATTCCTATTTTGATCAAATAGCCGGCAGCAACCTTGATGGCATACTTATCGCCAAGTCAGACATCATCGCAGAAGTTCTGAAGCATTATCCTGCCAACCCGAAATCAGAGATCGTCATGATAGGCGACCGTGAGCAGGATATCATTGGAGCTAGAGAAAATAACATTGCTTCAATTGGAGTTTTATACGGGTATGGTTCAAAAAAAAACTGA
- the fumC gene encoding class II fumarate hydratase encodes MEFRIERDTMGEIKVPADKFWGAQTQRSKENFKIGTERMPQELIDAFAILKRSAAKVNGRLGKLSAEKERVIVKVCDDILSRKLDEHFPLAVWQTGSGTQSNMNVNEVIANRGNTLLNESDQVIHPNDDVNMGQSSNDTFPTAMHVSGVLSVFDSLIPAIDKLYLTLVNKSKENEDIVKIGRTHLQDATPLTLGQEISGWVHMLQKSKDMILLSVEKMRDLAIGGTAVGTGINAHPDFGRLVAEEISLYTATKFRTSENKFHALTSHDEIVFVHGALKGLAADLMKIANDVRWLASGPRCGIGEITIPENEPGSSIMPGKVNPTQSEAITMVAAQVMGNDATIGFAASQGNFELNVFKPVIMYNFLQSVRLLADSIHSFNDHCAIGIKPNLDVIDKYLNESLMLVTALNPHIGYANAAKIAKEAHKDGSTLKEAALKLQLLTEQEFDKYVNPLDMIGPRAE; translated from the coding sequence GTGGAATTTCGAATCGAAAGAGATACGATGGGTGAAATTAAAGTTCCTGCAGATAAGTTTTGGGGGGCTCAGACACAGCGAAGCAAAGAAAACTTTAAAATCGGTACGGAAAGAATGCCTCAGGAGCTGATTGACGCATTCGCTATTCTAAAAAGAAGCGCAGCTAAAGTGAATGGCAGATTAGGAAAGCTAAGCGCTGAAAAAGAGAGAGTGATTGTGAAAGTATGTGATGATATCCTCAGCCGAAAGCTTGATGAACACTTTCCTCTGGCTGTATGGCAGACAGGAAGCGGAACGCAAAGCAACATGAATGTAAATGAAGTGATTGCAAACAGGGGAAACACGCTGTTAAATGAGTCTGATCAAGTCATTCATCCCAATGATGATGTCAACATGGGACAAAGCTCGAACGATACGTTTCCGACAGCTATGCATGTATCAGGAGTGCTCTCCGTTTTTGATTCATTGATTCCGGCAATTGATAAGCTCTATTTAACACTTGTAAACAAATCCAAAGAAAATGAAGATATCGTCAAGATCGGCAGAACACATCTTCAGGATGCTACCCCGCTCACATTGGGCCAGGAAATAAGCGGCTGGGTTCATATGCTGCAAAAATCGAAAGATATGATTCTGTTATCTGTAGAAAAAATGCGGGATCTTGCAATAGGAGGTACAGCGGTTGGCACGGGGATCAATGCCCATCCTGATTTTGGGAGACTCGTAGCTGAAGAGATCAGTCTGTATACTGCAACAAAATTCCGCACATCAGAAAACAAGTTTCACGCCCTGACCAGTCATGATGAGATTGTCTTTGTTCATGGGGCCTTAAAAGGACTTGCAGCAGATTTAATGAAGATTGCAAATGATGTAAGATGGCTTGCAAGCGGTCCAAGGTGCGGAATCGGCGAAATCACCATACCTGAAAATGAACCGGGAAGCTCCATTATGCCCGGAAAAGTGAACCCAACCCAAAGTGAAGCCATTACGATGGTGGCAGCACAAGTGATGGGGAACGATGCCACGATCGGATTTGCAGCAAGTCAGGGAAATTTTGAACTGAATGTGTTCAAGCCGGTTATTATGTATAATTTCCTGCAATCGGTCAGATTGCTTGCGGACTCGATTCACTCCTTTAATGACCATTGTGCGATTGGCATCAAGCCGAATTTGGATGTAATAGATAAATATTTAAATGAATCTTTGATGCTTGTAACAGCTTTGAATCCTCATATTGGTTATGCAAATGCAGCAAAAATAGCGAAAGAGGCCCATAAAGATGGAAGCACTCTGAAAGAAGCTGCTTTAAAGCTTCAATTGCTGACCGAACAGGAATTTGATAAGTATGTGAATCCGCTCGATATGATTGGGCCGCGGGCGGAATAA